Part of the bacterium genome, CCTGCTTGCTCGTGGCGAGCCCCGCGCCGATCGCCGCGCCGACGACCGCCGCGGCCACCGCGGCCGCGCCCGCGGTCACGCCGCCGCCCTTGGGGGCCTCGACGTTCGGGAAGAAGGCCGGCGGGGTGACGTTCACGAGGCGCGCCGGGCTGTGCAGCGGCACGTTGAAGCCGACGCCCTGCTCCGAGCAGCCGAAGCACGGGGCGCCCATGCCCACCGGCCAGGAGCTGGCGCCGACGTCGCCGAAGGTGAGCGTCGAGCAGTTGTTGTACGTCTCGGGGCCCTTGCAGCCGAGCTTGTAGAGGCAGTAGCCCTGGCGGTGCGCGTCGTCGCCGAACTTCTCGGCGAAGCGGCCGGCGTCGAAGTGCGGCCGGCGCTCGCAGTTCTCGTGGATCAGCCGCCCGTAGGCGAACTTCGGCCGGCCCTTGCCGTCGAGCTCCGGGAGCTTGCCGAAGGTCACGAAGTAGAGCACCGAGGAGAGGAAGTTGTAGGGGTTGGGCGGGCAGCCCGGGATGCTCATGACAGGGAGCTTCTCCAGGCCCTTCATCTTCAGGACCTCGGCCGCGCTCGTCGCGCCGGTCGGGTTCGGCGTGGCGCTGGGCATCCCACCCCACGACGAGCAGGAGCCGATCGCGATGCAGGCCGCCGCGTTCTTGCCGGCCCTCGCGAGGAGGTCGATGACGGGCTCGCCGTTGATCTTGCAGTAGATGCCGTTGTCCTTGACGGGGAACGCGCCGTCCGCGACGAGAACGTAGCCGCCCGCGTGGATCGCCGCATCGAGCGCCTCGTTGGCCTGCTTGCCGCAGCCGGCCTGGAGGGTCTCGTGGTACTCGAGCGAGATCAGATCGAGGATCAGGTGCTCGAGCGTGGGGTGCGTGGCGCGCAGGAGCGTCTCGGTGCAGCCCGTGCACTCCTGCGCGGAGATCCAGACAACCGGCAGGCGCTTGGCCGTGGCAGCCTCCGCGATGGTGGCGCCGAAGCTCGCGTCGAGGCCCATGTACACCGCCGCCGCGGTGCAGACCTTGACGAAGTCGCGCCGCGACAACCCGCTCCCGAGGGTCCCTCCCGAGTCGACGTGCTGGCATGCCGTGCACTTCATCTGCGCTGCCTCCTTTGTGGAGTGGGGGTTGCAGGGGAGACCGAGGGAAGGGTGGTGCGGGGGCCGCACATGCACACCGCGACCGTACCCGTTTGCACCCGCCTTCCCCTCCCGTCGGTGCTGCCGTCCCCGGGTTCGCGGAGCACCCCGGGACAGCGTCCAGTGGCTACCGTTCTACCTTATATCCGATGGGTGTCAAGGAATTTCCCACACGCCTAACACCCTAATTCTTGTCGGGAATATTCCCTGTAAGCGCACTTGGAATATGGGGATATGGGACGTTCCCCCGGGCACGCGGCGAGATGATTTGTGCCCAAACGAACAAGACTTCGTGAAAATGGGCGCAACATCAAGGGCCGCTCTGGAGGAACGCGGACAGAGAGTAGAGATCGAACCACGACAGGTTCCGGAAGGCGGGCATGCGCGACGTGGGGGACGTGCCTCCCCCGGGGTTCGTGATCTGCGCTCTGATCGAGGCGCCGCTGCGGCGGGACGCGACGTAGGTCAGGTCCGGGGCGCCGCCGCCGCCCATGCCGCCGAAGCGGTGGCAGCCCGGGCACCCCTCGCGCACGAAGACCTCGCGCCCCTGGCTCGCGCACCCGCCGAGCGCAAACCCGGCCGCGAGCAGGAGGGCGCCCGGGAGTGTCCGTCGCGAAGGCATGGGGCAAATCTAGGGCCCGGGCCGCTTGACAACAAGTCCCCCGGCCGTGCTCAATGCTGCCGCCGACGTTCGTTCGGCGGGAGCGTCCATGTCGGAGGAGCAGCACGGTCCGCCCGGGGCCCTGACGCCGGAGATCGTCGCCTATCTCGAGCGCGACGGCGTCGAGGTGGCGGCGTGCCCCGGCGAGGTCCTCGTGCGCCGCGGCGAGCCCGGCCGCGCCTTCTGGGTCGTGCTCGAGGGCACCGTCGAGGTGCGGCTGGCCGGCGAGGATGGGGTGCACCTGCCGCTGGCGCGCCTCGGGCCCGGCGCCACCTTCGGCGAGATGGCGCTGGTCACGGGGGACCCGGTGTCGGCCGACGCGGTGGCGCTGGCGCCGGTGCGCCTGCTGCGCTACCCCGCGGAGCGCTTCCGCCGTGCCCTCGGCGAGTGCGAGCCGCTGCGGACGCTCGTGATGGCGCGGATGGCCGCGAACCTCCGCGGCACGAGCGCGGAGGTCTGGAACTTCTTCCAGCAGGCGCGCGCGCTCAACGTGCTCGTCGGCCCGCAGCGGCAGGCCGGGCCGCTCATCGCGGGGAGCGGGGCGATGAAGCCGGTGCGCGAGGCGATCGCGCGCCTCGCGCACGAGCAGCGGCCGGCGCTCGTCAGCGGCGAGCCCGGGACGGGCAAGCTCTTCGTCGCGGCGAAGATCCACGAAGCCGCGGGCCGCGAGGGCGCGCCGTTCATCGCCGTGGACTGCCGCACGCTCGATGCGGCCAAGGCGATGCGGTTTCTCTTCGGCGCGGAGCAGGCGTGCGCAGCCGGCGAGGAGGACGCGCACGCGCTGCGCCGGTACGGCGCGCTGCAGCTGGCGCACGAGGGGACCCTCGTGCTGCGGCACATCGAGGCGCTGCCCGCCGCGGCCCGGGAGGCGCTCGCCCGGTACGCCGCCCTGCGTCCCGCGTATCCGGTCAGCAGGCTGATCGCGACCACGACGCTCGGGCCGCAGGCGCTCGCCGCGGCGGCCCCCGAGCTGGGCGCGGCGTTCGACGGGGGCGCCGTCGCGCTCCCGCGGCTGCTGGAGCGGCGCCGCGACATCCTGCCGCTGGCGGCGCGCTTCCTCGCCGACGCCGCGCGGCACGAGCCGAGGTCCTTCGGCCGCTCGGCCGAGCACGCATTGCTCTCGCAGCGCTACGCGCACCGCAACGTCGCGGAGCTGCGCGAGGCGGTCGCCGTGGCCGCCGTCATCGCGGACGGCCCCGAGATCCGCGGCGAGCACATCTTCACCGGGCCGGCGGGGGAGGGCGGCGTCCACGAGATCGATCTGACGCGGTTCGCGGCCGTCCGCCGGTTGACCTCGCCGGCGCTGCTCGCGGCGCTGCGCGCGGCCGTCTTCGCCGTCTTCGCGGGGATCGCCGCCGCGAGCGTCGCGCTGCCGGACACGCGCGCCGGGGCGGTCGCCAACGCACTGACGTGGGGGCTCTGGGAGCCGGCGCTGTTCGTGTGTTTCCTGTTCCTCGGGCGCGTCTGGTGCACGGTGTGCCCGCTCTCGAGCGCGGGGCGCCTCGCCGCGCGGCTGCAGTGCCTCGGCCGTGCGCCCGGCCCCTGGCTCAAGAGCGGCGCGGTCTGGTTCATCAGCGCGGGGTTCCTGCTCATCATCTGGTCACAGCACGCGTTCCACATGATGGAGCGGCCGCGCGCCGGCGGCCTGCTGCTGCTCGCGCTGTTTGCCTGCGCGGTGGTCTCGGCGATGATCTGGCGCCGCGAGGTCTGGTGCCGCTACCTCTGCGCGCTGGGCAACTTCGGCGCGGTCCATGCCCTGCCGGCGGTGCTCAACGTCCGCTCGAACCCGAGCGTCTGCGGGACGATGTGCACGACGCACGAGTGCTTCAAGGGGACGGCGCAGACCACCGGCTGCCCGGTCTTCCACCACCCGCTCTACGCGAACGAGAGCCACGCCTGCAAGCAGTGCTACCAGTGCCTGCGCGTCTGCCCGCACGGCTCGGCGCGCCTGTGGCTGCGCCTGCCGCTGCAGAGCGTGTGGGCGCAGGCGGACATCGGCGGGGCGCTCGTCCCGTTCGCGCTCTTTCTCTTCTTCTTCGCGCCAGCGATGCTCGCGTCGCAGGGCGGCGGCTGGGCGGGGACGACCGCGGGGTTCACGGCGACGGCACTCGGCGCGTTCGCGGCCGCGGCGCTCCTCGCGCCGCGGCTGCCGCGCCTGCTCGCGCCGGGCGGGCACCCGGGGCCGGCGCTCGCGACGCGCGCGGCCCTCGCGTTGCTGCTGCTCGCCTGGGGGCCGGCAATGGCCTTCCAGCTACGGCACGTCGGGGTGCTGAGCGCGGTGCGTCTCCATGCGCAGCCCGGGGGGAT contains:
- a CDS encoding c-type cytochrome is translated as MPSRRTLPGALLLAAGFALGGCASQGREVFVREGCPGCHRFGGMGGGGAPDLTYVASRRSGASIRAQITNPGGGTSPTSRMPAFRNLSWFDLYSLSAFLQSGP
- a CDS encoding hydrogenase small subunit → MKCTACQHVDSGGTLGSGLSRRDFVKVCTAAAVYMGLDASFGATIAEAATAKRLPVVWISAQECTGCTETLLRATHPTLEHLILDLISLEYHETLQAGCGKQANEALDAAIHAGGYVLVADGAFPVKDNGIYCKINGEPVIDLLARAGKNAAACIAIGSCSSWGGMPSATPNPTGATSAAEVLKMKGLEKLPVMSIPGCPPNPYNFLSSVLYFVTFGKLPELDGKGRPKFAYGRLIHENCERRPHFDAGRFAEKFGDDAHRQGYCLYKLGCKGPETYNNCSTLTFGDVGASSWPVGMGAPCFGCSEQGVGFNVPLHSPARLVNVTPPAFFPNVEAPKGGGVTAGAAAVAAAVVGAAIGAGLATSKQVGQAEEGKKK
- a CDS encoding cyclic nucleotide-binding domain-containing protein, which codes for MSEEQHGPPGALTPEIVAYLERDGVEVAACPGEVLVRRGEPGRAFWVVLEGTVEVRLAGEDGVHLPLARLGPGATFGEMALVTGDPVSADAVALAPVRLLRYPAERFRRALGECEPLRTLVMARMAANLRGTSAEVWNFFQQARALNVLVGPQRQAGPLIAGSGAMKPVREAIARLAHEQRPALVSGEPGTGKLFVAAKIHEAAGREGAPFIAVDCRTLDAAKAMRFLFGAEQACAAGEEDAHALRRYGALQLAHEGTLVLRHIEALPAAAREALARYAALRPAYPVSRLIATTTLGPQALAAAAPELGAAFDGGAVALPRLLERRRDILPLAARFLADAARHEPRSFGRSAEHALLSQRYAHRNVAELREAVAVAAVIADGPEIRGEHIFTGPAGEGGVHEIDLTRFAAVRRLTSPALLAALRAAVFAVFAGIAAASVALPDTRAGAVANALTWGLWEPALFVCFLFLGRVWCTVCPLSSAGRLAARLQCLGRAPGPWLKSGAVWFISAGFLLIIWSQHAFHMMERPRAGGLLLLALFACAVVSAMIWRREVWCRYLCALGNFGAVHALPAVLNVRSNPSVCGTMCTTHECFKGTAQTTGCPVFHHPLYANESHACKQCYQCLRVCPHGSARLWLRLPLQSVWAQADIGGALVPFALFLFFFAPAMLASQGGGWAGTTAGFTATALGAFAAAALLAPRLPRLLAPGGHPGPALATRAALALLLLAWGPAMAFQLRHVGVLSAVRLHAQPGGIMARLLPAEGLTVLALAQVEAVLAAGILGGICLMGIGGRLRRGGEEWSTARWRGFLAICAAYLAGSLALVLGD